In the genome of Gordonia rubripertincta, one region contains:
- a CDS encoding DUF2075 domain-containing protein, with the protein MSLFRASVLGVRAQITANTLIPKLTEQHFFEYGYHASKAEVRSWERSVAVLVSDLEDAGLDQAELLLEYRLPLTSKRADVVVCGVHPNTGEASYIVVELKQWTTATRLDGTEDVVLYDGDRERLHPVEQVSRYCSHIADFIAALGGSSEQLAGVAYLHNATDDGVRSLWGYPESQTGRMFTGQRRSELIDFLRSRIADKPGADAADQLMASAIRPSKQLMALAADEVQRREQFVLLDEQKIAHSLVMRAVQAAARQNTKEVIVVVGGPGSGKSVIALSLLGELARQGRTAVHATGSSAFTKTLRKVAGARAPRVQKLFTYYNNFINFEPNDLEVLICDEAHRIRETSTNRFTRAINRTGRPQVEELIDAARVPVFLLDEDQIVKPSERGSVDEIRRAAERMGCTIKTIRLDGQFRCGGSQAYDYWVRRLLELKPGGPIPWEGDEAFDVAVDEAPSVVESRLQQMLDDGYSARMVAGYCWKWSTPEKGEPLADDITIGGWRRPWNNPKTTRHEGAPSRELWATDPAGFGQIGCVYTAQGFEYDYGAVIFGPDLVWRTDRWVAQPEKSYDRQVKTADRAAFDRAIRNTYKVLLTRGMRGMRIYSTDAETQDMLRALVEGPRS; encoded by the coding sequence ATGTCTCTGTTTCGAGCTTCGGTGTTGGGCGTTCGCGCCCAGATCACCGCTAACACTCTGATCCCTAAGTTGACCGAGCAACATTTCTTCGAGTACGGCTACCACGCGTCGAAGGCCGAAGTGCGCTCATGGGAGCGCAGCGTCGCAGTACTGGTCAGCGACCTCGAAGACGCCGGGTTGGACCAGGCTGAGCTACTTCTCGAGTACCGGCTGCCGCTGACTAGCAAACGTGCCGACGTCGTTGTGTGCGGTGTTCATCCGAACACCGGCGAGGCCTCTTATATCGTGGTCGAGCTAAAGCAGTGGACGACTGCGACTCGACTGGACGGTACGGAGGACGTCGTCCTCTACGACGGCGACCGCGAACGTCTACACCCGGTGGAACAGGTCAGTCGCTACTGTTCTCACATCGCGGATTTTATTGCCGCCCTGGGCGGTAGTTCAGAGCAACTCGCGGGTGTCGCTTACCTGCACAATGCGACCGATGACGGTGTTCGATCGTTGTGGGGTTACCCCGAGTCTCAGACAGGCCGAATGTTCACGGGTCAGCGGCGCAGTGAGTTGATTGACTTCCTCCGCTCGCGCATTGCCGACAAGCCCGGTGCCGATGCGGCCGACCAGTTGATGGCGTCTGCGATTCGACCGAGTAAACAGTTGATGGCTCTGGCCGCCGACGAGGTGCAACGTCGAGAGCAGTTCGTACTTCTCGACGAACAGAAGATCGCTCATTCCCTCGTGATGCGTGCCGTTCAGGCGGCCGCCCGACAGAACACGAAAGAGGTGATCGTCGTCGTCGGCGGGCCCGGCTCGGGAAAGTCGGTCATCGCGTTGAGCTTGCTCGGCGAACTCGCACGTCAGGGCCGGACTGCAGTGCATGCCACTGGGTCGTCCGCCTTCACAAAGACTCTCCGCAAGGTCGCCGGTGCTCGAGCGCCGCGAGTCCAGAAGCTTTTCACCTACTACAACAACTTCATCAACTTTGAACCGAACGATCTAGAAGTCCTCATTTGCGATGAAGCGCACCGCATTCGCGAGACCTCGACCAACCGGTTCACTCGCGCGATCAATCGCACTGGTCGCCCACAAGTCGAAGAGTTGATCGACGCGGCGCGCGTACCCGTGTTCCTGCTTGACGAGGATCAAATCGTCAAACCGTCGGAGCGCGGCAGCGTCGATGAAATCCGACGAGCGGCCGAGCGAATGGGATGCACCATAAAGACCATTCGATTGGACGGCCAGTTCCGGTGCGGTGGTAGCCAAGCGTACGACTACTGGGTTCGAAGGCTTCTTGAACTCAAACCAGGCGGACCGATTCCGTGGGAGGGAGACGAGGCCTTCGACGTGGCAGTCGACGAGGCGCCATCCGTAGTTGAGAGTCGACTTCAACAAATGCTCGACGACGGCTACTCCGCTCGTATGGTCGCCGGATACTGCTGGAAGTGGAGCACGCCTGAGAAGGGCGAACCGCTCGCGGATGACATCACGATTGGAGGTTGGCGTCGACCCTGGAACAACCCGAAGACCACGAGACACGAGGGTGCACCCAGCCGGGAACTTTGGGCCACCGATCCCGCTGGTTTCGGTCAGATCGGATGCGTCTATACCGCTCAGGGATTCGAGTACGACTACGGCGCAGTCATTTTCGGGCCAGATCTGGTCTGGCGAACGGATCGTTGGGTAGCGCAGCCCGAGAAGAGCTATGACAGGCAGGTCAAGACGGCCGACCGAGCGGCCTTCGACCGAGCCATCCGTAACACCTACAAGGTGCTTCTCACCCGAGGGATGCGCGGCATGCGGATCTACTCGACGGACGCCGAGACGCAGGACATGCTCCGTGCTCTAGTCGAAGGACCGCGGAGTTGA
- a CDS encoding AAA family ATPase: MTAQQVEESSHFQEPLDVATSAKHHEDAAVLNEHVTDEASVELASMLSGTSMNERILLKAAAGAGKSYALKRLVVEATQHAPGHRVAITAFTNKQVRPLAVSLAESLGKDAVALLAGKDAYLDIPQEVVDAATVVTSTTNLPLNVQVVIGTVARFGAISERKRLLDHLGSASDTDSPFDVLFVDEAWQIAHHLFDQITKLAPIWVGVGDVGQLPPLEIGQNPWRGDPAYNPYRAWPTEYDDDARTWSRELPTVWRPAAGHLALWRAFYPEWEGSLDCVAAPGDRSIDFGPMDDGAAEIWRQVGTGVPTLLEVGGLPEAEAADIDLPLMTFLEALLDEFLAAEPTLTSAVYDRDVSGRPTGGWETVNLRDPHSDPMITILATRNQSVDDAAEVVLRLQERYNLTDRDIVASTVDSWQGQTNGITIAVHPLNGAAELDAFNSAFGRLAVACTRATHGLLMLARPGLDDLLAGAPARPGTPFGEPGTRQLPRQTHARILATFARSAIDVSEHG; encoded by the coding sequence ATGACCGCACAGCAGGTGGAAGAGTCGAGCCACTTCCAGGAACCGCTTGACGTTGCGACCAGCGCCAAGCACCACGAGGACGCAGCCGTACTCAACGAGCACGTCACCGACGAGGCCAGTGTCGAACTCGCCTCCATGCTGTCTGGCACGTCGATGAACGAACGGATTTTGTTGAAGGCGGCGGCCGGTGCGGGCAAGTCGTACGCGCTTAAACGACTCGTCGTGGAGGCGACTCAGCACGCTCCGGGTCATCGAGTCGCGATAACCGCATTTACGAACAAACAAGTTCGACCGCTCGCCGTCTCGCTCGCGGAGTCCCTTGGGAAGGACGCTGTTGCGTTACTCGCCGGAAAGGATGCGTACCTCGACATCCCGCAAGAGGTTGTCGATGCAGCAACAGTCGTGACGTCAACGACTAACCTGCCGTTGAACGTGCAGGTTGTGATCGGGACGGTGGCACGGTTCGGCGCAATCTCAGAGCGTAAGAGACTCCTCGATCACCTCGGTTCGGCATCGGACACGGATTCCCCGTTCGACGTGTTGTTCGTCGACGAGGCGTGGCAGATCGCACACCACCTGTTCGATCAGATCACTAAGCTCGCTCCGATCTGGGTTGGTGTGGGCGACGTCGGACAGTTGCCGCCACTCGAGATCGGGCAGAACCCGTGGCGTGGCGACCCGGCCTATAACCCATACCGCGCGTGGCCGACCGAGTACGACGACGATGCCCGCACGTGGTCGCGTGAACTCCCAACGGTGTGGCGCCCAGCGGCCGGCCACCTCGCACTTTGGCGCGCCTTCTACCCCGAATGGGAGGGCTCGCTCGACTGTGTCGCGGCTCCAGGCGACCGATCGATCGATTTCGGACCGATGGACGACGGCGCGGCCGAAATCTGGAGGCAAGTCGGCACGGGTGTGCCAACTTTGCTCGAGGTTGGCGGATTACCCGAAGCGGAAGCAGCCGACATCGACTTGCCGCTAATGACCTTCCTCGAGGCCTTACTCGACGAGTTTCTCGCTGCCGAGCCGACGCTGACGTCCGCGGTGTATGACCGGGACGTCTCAGGTAGGCCTACGGGAGGATGGGAGACGGTGAATCTGCGCGACCCTCATTCGGATCCTATGATCACAATTTTGGCAACGCGTAATCAATCCGTCGACGACGCAGCCGAAGTCGTTCTGCGGCTTCAAGAACGGTACAACTTGACCGACCGTGACATCGTCGCTTCCACTGTGGATTCTTGGCAGGGACAGACGAACGGCATCACGATCGCGGTGCACCCATTGAACGGCGCGGCGGAGCTGGACGCGTTCAACTCTGCGTTCGGCCGTCTCGCGGTCGCATGTACCCGCGCGACGCACGGGCTCCTCATGCTGGCTCGCCCCGGTCTCGATGACCTCCTGGCCGGGGCGCCGGCCCGGCCCGGCACACCGTTCGGTGAACCAGGTACTCGTCAACTGCCGCGGCAGACACACGCACGAATCCTTGCAACATTCGCACGGAGTGCAATCGACGTATCGGAGCACGGATGA